The Biomphalaria glabrata chromosome 1, xgBioGlab47.1, whole genome shotgun sequence sequence TTGAATAGACTTAGAATATTATAGTGGAAATAAAACACAGTAAAGATACAAGTGAACAACTAGTAATCCGGATAACAGTAAACACACTTGAAATAATGACTAAAGACTGTGTATAATGACCATAGACTAACGACTAACGGACACTGGTAGCTCTACGCTCCTTAAATATAACCCATATCAATACTTTTCTAGACTCTTTACGTCACCGATCGTAGGCTCTACCAACTTCTACCTTTACACCACATcatgtttatgtaaattaatagtAGTCCAGAAAAATCTGCTTAGTTTTTTACCCTCACACTCAAAGTGACCTAATAATACTGACTACTACTGCTGATTAGCTGTTATTATGTACAGTCAAGCGTGCCACTACACACGTGACCATCCCGCTCTTCCTCTTCTGATTTACACACTTGAGTGTGACAGaattattatgtaaaaaaatatcaattactgTGATGTTATATCgttaacaaattattatttactaatttatcaTTTCTTAATGATGTTTTATGCATAGAAATTATCTCAGTAGATTGCAAGAAgtcaactttattttatttttttacagacGTCTGCAAGAAATATGTTGGATTTACTGCCCTTGTTTCTATATTCGGCCCTCTAATTACTCCTTTTTCTCAGTTCGAAAGTGACCTCAACGATTATGAAAGCACGACAGATATGCAAATGGGCAATTATAAAATACTGACATGTTTCAACCATATCCAACACAATGAAGGTGGACATTATGACCCTGAAACTGGGATATTTACTGCCCCGTGGGACGGTTTCTACTTGACCTGCCTCAACATCAACATTCACTCGCAGGGTCCGGTCTTTATCGGCACAGTTGAGCGGACCAGCGGACACATCACGGGCTTTAGAGAGCTCGACAGCGTTGTTATAAAGCTGGGGAGTGGACAGAGCCTGAACATTGTCAGACTGGACAGTGGTGACCAACTTTGCGTGTACAAGACGTACGACAAGTCAAGAATCTGTGATAGGTCCAGGTTTTCTTGTTTTATGATAGCCAGAGTCTAAATAGAAAACACAATTCTACAACAAATACTTCATTATCCATTGTAGCAATACGCAAAGAGAAGCTCTTCAATACGACAGACGCAGACTACAGATTCCCGATGGAAAACGGTGTTGcatcaattaaaacaaaatatgttggtcacaAGAGGGTCTGAGAAGTCACACGAAATGCTACATTCATCCTTAATTTTCAAATTCGAACAGTATGTTTCATTATTATTGTAGCACTATATGGAGATGCAGATCACAGCTGATGTACTGCACTATGTCAAATGCAACACTAATCCTTAATTTAATGACCGAAAGACAAGGCTTTATTGTTAttcatattattattgtaatataGTTCATTGTAATATGAGCCACAAATAGATTATATATAAACATGGTCATCTGAATAACAGACTCATTTATTTTAGTCTTGTTAATTCCGTTATatgatctagaccagtggttcccaaacttttttgtctcgtagaccccctgccatgttttctggttttcggtagaccccctactcaacttgcaaatttttgcaaattcatcaacattatttttaaacaaatttctaactgtagtgcgttgaagagtgaaatagtaatttaaaactacacaactacggatataatgttttatacacaaatctgtttttctattaattagtctttctaacattaaataattaattaattaatgaatatgctttaagtatcattgtaaaaggtttcgcaaagagcagtttctcgtgtctttcttgatctttcacgtgtggctcaaatattaaatctgcggaggggcaaaggcgagtaactggagcctaaaccaggtCTCGTCGGTCAACCTTAAGAAAATATAAGGAGACGGCAACATTACCGCCATGTatccctgggccgtcccctcttcttctttccttgtgggttccaggcTAGGGCTTGCCATGTTATGCTGGATGCAGGCTGgcaaagggtgtgacctatccatttccagcgtctctgaaggatatctacttcaatgggctgctgctttgttctttgccactgttcctcattcgagatcttgtctggccagcggattataagaatcttcctcaggcagctattgatgaatacctggatttttttcatggtggtgatggtggttctccaggtctcttctccataaagtagtatcggcttaacaatggtgttacatagcctaatcttggtggtggtgctttttccctagatccccaggtgttcttcagctAATGGAAGGCTGCTTGAGCTTTACAATAgcaccgcgatttggaagcagatgccaagcagatgggcaagacgtggagacagttggagagtctcgcccagaaccgagatgcctggaaaaagctggttggtggcctatgcccagaaaggaccacaggcatagatgagatgagataagatggtgcccattagacagtttgtagcacacagcacTACACCTTGTCTGACCAAACTGTATTAATatcttttgcaaagatttacataagaaggttttaattttataactcagaccaccgaagcgaccttaaactgtattgtcgcttaaagaaattcttttaatagtaacagatgtaggtttttGTAAAAAGGTAATAACAATTATcgacctttgttttttttttccgtattttgctataagtaaagacatcttgtaagacgctcacaaaacaaaatcttctctatatgatgtcgaacagagattttgtgggtctattctgaactttgagtgtttgaaagttgttcaaatcttaatttttgtcagggtggcattgtctcagatgatcctccagcgtaactggtttcatatcgtcataaaagtcacttaggcaactgttgtttgacaaggaaggaaggaatcccaattttaaataattaacgctgtacagtctacattcttttttttttttaaatattagttacatgtagacaaaattaagctatttaaataagtattgaaattgaatacAAGAATGTTTCGtttcaatagcaggataaatattgaaaggattaactagggtacaaatcatatattagtgtatgaaataattacactaatggaatgtgaaaattaagttacgacctgcttaaatgaaatctattaccgtagacccccgtggacatctcatagacccccaatttatttttttactttcgtagaccccttggaggtcttcgtagacccctgggggtctatatggaccactttgggaatcactgatctagacagAATGTGTATGATATGATAAACACTTCTTTGCTTTATAGCCTACCTATTCAGTTGCCCAACATACAATAATATGGTTTTGTTACTAGACTGTAACATTGCCCATCAATTGACTCTAAGAACATATAGCATCTGACACTCTTTCTTCATGGCTAAACAAAAGATAaattaaagagtttaatttatAGAGAAACCAAACATCCTTTTCTCAACCCTTATTGTATATATGTAAAGATTCAAAGACCTTAAAAATATCTTGATTCTGATATGCATTATGATAATCCCAAATCTGTTACAACATATCGAATAATTCATACTTTTACCAAGAGTTGAGGAGATAATGGACATACTATAATGCCAGAAAATGTGGCCTCAGTTAAAATAATGATACTGATAGAGCTCATAAAGGCATAGATCTTAGAAATAGCAAGTTACATTGTTAGTCTAGTTATTGCTTGATATGCCTACATATGGATGATTTGATTATGTAACACAACATCATCTTAGAGCATTTGTTCTTGCATTTTCCTTTTATTCATTCAATAACTCattcaataataaatatttcatgtaAATACATTCTTTTCAAACCAATCTCTGATGCCATTCAAACGTCAAAGAGTCGACATCTTGGATGGCATTTCTACGCTTGAACTTTACAGGTACAGTAACCTGGGATGTTGAAATACCTGTAGGTCACCACTTGGCCTGGATCGTTGGGAAAGATGGCCAACTGCGTGGTGACGTACACCTGGGAACAAGTACCTGGACACACTCCTTTTGCCCTGTGAACGatcaaagtgaaaacaaatcacGTGACCATCACTTGATTAACTTTATATTTCTCAAATGACTATATCTTCTACATTTACACATTATAGGCTACTAACCAAAATGTCCGCCTTTGTGGATGTGTGGGTCTAGATTACATTCTTCTCTATTCACAATGCAAACATgtcaataaatgttttttttttctgtaatgttACACCATAACGATAGGATTGAtatccaatatatatatataaatcccctttcagatcttacgatctatagggcagacgatgaaAGGTTTCTTTGGccgatggttaacgagcagggtgtcgtgtggccagcataacgaccaaccgcctttaccctAACTGAAGTCAGGTTCCccttagagttgggtggacgcTCAGGAGCGCCCAAAAAATCCcgtaattcaaaatcccagtcttcacagagattcgaacgcAGGACCACAgatttcagaagccaagcgcttaaccgctaagccaccgcgcaaaaaaaaaagcaatgtaaCACCCTGACTGTTTGCGTTTTATCCTACGTACTCGCACAATATGATTACGTCAGCATTGTCGATTGTATCTTATTCAGTAAAGACGGTACCTCGAAATGTCATACTGACATGATACACAACAGGAGTTACAGAATTTCTTTTATAAAGTTTGAGAAATAACtgttagaaaatacaataatataacACTCATTAATCATTAAaccaaataacaaaaaatataatgataacaTAAAAAACATTAAGGTGATCTTGCCTACTTGTgtttataagatataagatactattatttatatgtatatgccACTATAAACCAGTAGTGGTTTTCAGTATACTTTTAATAGATATTGCTCATTGTCTTTGCTTTTTAACACCTCCACGGGAAGAAATCTGGCCACTTTTGAATGACGTCAAAGACCAGTAGGGTGCCAGGGcttcaaaacaataaaactttttaacacAGGGCCAGACCATTGCATGAGAAGTTTCATTTTCCTGGGCCCAGAATATGAACAGCAACGAATAATAACACATCAATAATTAAATTCTCCTATAATGACATTAAATAATTGATACTATAATTTCCAAGAGCTGATACTAAGTTATTGAATGTAATAATTATATCCCAGGGACAAGACATCACCAATTTCATATTTGTTATTTTCAACAAGgaggctctctctctctctctctctctttctctctctctctctctatctatctatctatctatctatctatctatctatctatctatctatctatctatcctccTTCGtaatcgaagatgagcacattgaGTAACTTCTTTGTAAACAATACTAAACATAccttttaatataattaatatgatATAGTCAAAATAGTATTGATATGagataaataaaatgtactagacttaagtaataatactACAATAGCATTTCTTCtgagtctcacgttctggagtcgactcccctaactaagaccaatgacgacaatgccacctatcttgCTTCATTCACacccaatcgctaacctcttccatCACcttgaaacacacacatacacacactccaaaACAATGACAAACGAATTATTTCACATTTCCTTAAGGTGAATGAGGAAGGTAATCCTTCCGAGAGTCCCCATCTACAATCTATGGTGGGATACATGAAAGTCTACAAAAGTAACAGTCCAGGATTTTATCCAGATTAAATTCTGAAAATCCCTACCCATAGTGTACCTACCCACAGTGTACCTTCCCACAGTGTACCTACCCACAATGTACCTCCCCACAGTGTACCTACCCACAGTGTACCTCCCCACAGTGTACCTCCCCACAGTGTACCTCCCCACAGTGTACCTACTCACAGTGTATCTACCCACAGTGTACCTACCCACAATGTACCTCCCCACAGTGTACCTACCCACAGTGTACCTACCCACAATGTACCTCCCCACAGTGTACCTACCCACAGTGTACCTCCCCACAGTGTACCTACCCACAGTGTACCTCCCCACAGTGTACCTACCCACAATGTACCTCCCCACAGTGTACCTACCCACAGTGTACCTACCCACAGTGTACCTCCCCACAGTGTACCTACCCACAGTGTACCTCCCCACAGTGTACCTCCCCACAGTGTACCTCCCCACAGTGTACCTACCCATAGTGTACCTCCCCACAGTGTACCTACCCACAGTGTACCTCCCCACAGTGTATCTCCCCACAGTGTACCTACCCATAGTGTACCTCCCCACAGTGTACCTCCCCACAATGTACCTACCTACAGTGTACCTACCCACAGTGTACCTACCCACAGTGTACCTACCCACAGTGTACCTACCCACAATGTACCTCCCCACAATGTACCTACCCACACACTCCGTGCCGTACTATTTGAAAAGATCCAGTATGTTCGAACTGAGCCAGGGTTCTTGCTATGCCACTGATATCTGTCATTGTGAAGTTGATAAAGTAATGTTCAACTCTGTGGAAGGAAACGTTTCCAATGTTCTAAACTTCTTTCAAATccaattaaattttataacagACGTCATTATAGCAGCTAACTTTAGTTCAGAAACCTTATCaagcacagtaaaaaaaaaatcatttttgttcttcttataaataattttcataTAACTTCATGACCAGATAGTCATGTGTACAATTGCAGTGTAACTCACATTAGACACTTAGttagtattattagtttgtATAGAGACGCATAACGCGTCATCTAGTGACGTCAATAATTAGTTGGGTTATAGATTATTTATGTTCATATAGTCAGTTGGTGTTTGGACTTCAGAGCGATAACATGATATCACGGACAGAGACTCGTCTGTGACCTTTTCAGTATTAAGCAGTCATCCAAGTTTGTATAACGGTTTAGACTTAGTCTTtctacttgttacatgtgtaggctctgtcgaagtcagacagccatcaacaACGACAAGGGCAAGGCCTATCACAATCAAGttaatgaaaaatatattttttttacctcattCAAAACTAGCACTGAATGTCACGTCTTAATTAACACaaagagaacgaagaagaagaggaagaagaagactTAACACaaagagaacgaagaagaagaggaagaagaagactTAACACaaagagaacgaagaagaagaggaagaagaagactTAACACaaagagaacgaagaagaagaggaagaagaagactTAACACaaagagaacgaagaagaagaggaagaagaagactTAACACaaagagaacgaagaagaagaggaagaagaagactTAACACaaagagaacgaagaagaagaggaagaagaaaacTTAACACaaagagaacgaagaagaagaggaagaagaagactTAACACaaagagaacgaagaagaagaggaagaagaagactTAACACaaagagaacgaagaagaagaggaagaagaagactTAACACAAAGATGATTGTACGGCTGTCCCACTCATTTACAGACGTATGTGCATTATATGTATCTACAAAGTGCCCCCGCATAAAAGTATTagccagagagaaagagagtaagtgagagagagaggggggggagtgATTAAGAGAACAATAATTACTCTATTAGTTGTATAGTATAAAAGaggtattgcttttttttttagaaacgtatttttttttcttgttttttttacaacatgTATGCGTCTACCAACGATTCGGTACTAAAGACTATTTAAACTGTTGTAGGAACAACTTACGTTTTACAACACACGCTTGAATCAACGTTGTTTGGTGGCGCTGGTCTAACATTATAATTTTGAGAACTCGAATCATAATCCTTTACACCTCCAAAACCACCCCCGAAATGACCCAGATACGTATTGTAAATGTTAGAGCTGAATGGTTGGTTATAGTCGTCATTATAACTGTCTTGACTTTCCTGTGGAAACACTCCAATGGCGTTGTTACGATCATCCGTCACGATGTTAGACTGGCCAGGTAAGACACCCTTTAATTCGTTCAATGCTTCCTTCGCCAATGCCACGTAGGCTGATCTGTCTGAGTTTAGCCAAGGCGGTTTGATGTAAAAACTGGTGATGGGGAATGCTGGCCTTTGTCTTTTAGGTTTTGGCGCGCACATGACGCGCAGACATTCTTGCTGACTGTCAAACTCTATGTCCTCGAGGAGCTGGTGTACTGTGCTGAGACATTCTCTATCCTGGTAGGGGGTCGGAGCATTAGAATTAGTCACGTCTGCTACAGTCAGTGTGAAATATACAACCACTACGAATTTAGCagtaaaaaatgtattcatcttttaaaatttcCCGAGAGATACCTGTGGAATAGACACATTTAGATTAACTGTACTGCTGCAGATACATTcacattacatttaaataaaatatgaaaatttaaatcattattgtattgttataactctgccatgcgcaccgccatccaggctagtgcagaaggtgcgcacttctagaaaccagactaggaaggatgtttacattagaaagaagaacgatttccgcccacgTCTAGAGCCGAAGTAAAGATGCTGTGCttaaggcagatgtcctatgtgtttgtcatgtcctcttgtaaataaacacatatatCTCGTTAAGTCgtctcacttaagttattacagtattaATGTCGACtgtgtttaaaaatataaaaaaaatagaattaccAGTCTACATTTACAATACTACAGGGGGGTTACTATACTGCAGTATTCTAGTCTCAGGTAGTGATGTCGTAAAAAGTTAGTACAATAGACTTTAACGATTTGAATAAAAATGCCAGAAATCTTTGACGCATTTATATGGAAAGTTTCTAAATCATGTAAGAAATGCATGAAAAACTTGTTATTGGATTGCTCTCGCTTAAAACTTAGACtttataacaaagtaaaagcctCAGTGTACGCAAGATTTGCCTAACAGCCTATTACCTCGTCTCAGACTTATAGAATCTGAGCACGCTTAGTAATAAATAAAGACTTAACAAGAATTACTTAAAGTCATGGAGAATCggatatatttgtataaaatgTCTAATATAATTCATCACAATAACATTGTCACTTACAGTGCAATCTTTAAAAGAGAAACTTTCAAGTCTCAAACAATGTCCAAATAATACACACAATGACACAACTTAAATATTTCAACAATAAAACTGTAAGTCCTACTAAACAATCTCAAAAGCTATAATATAACTAAAGTAAAACTCTTTGCTGGCTGATCTATGTAAGTGGGTTTTATAAGCCCTTGACTGACACCACGTAAATGTATACCATTTGAACCTTCAGGCTAATGAAAACGATTTGGTAACAGATTAAATTTCCTTTACACCTGTTGGTTTGGACAAAATAAATCTGgtctacaaaagtgattggacgaAAGCcgcgtttaaaaaaacaacaacacttaattaaataaaaatatttccaatcgcacacatttattattgttagtctagatctattaaaaattaactacATGATTGAATTGATTCAAACTATTTGATgccatttcactcaatataacgagggtggcatgtggccagcacaacgaccaactgcttttacttttgcccaactaagatcaggtacccataagaagtgggtggactcagaggcgcacaaagatcccaaaattaaaaatcccagtcttcaccaggattcaaacccgagactcttcggttcggaagccaagcgcttcaccacCTAGCCACCGCTCTGCAGAAACAGATGCATCATCTGTCCTACAGATAGAAAGGTCTGACAGGTgaaatttactttacttttacacttaataaaagttttttttttaaagtatttttttttacttgtgttCAGGATTATACTTTGTTTCCTGCTCGTTGGATTGTATTGGAACATTAAATGCAATAGTTTCAAATGATATGAGACGTGTCGATAACAGACTgtcagaattaaattcgatgAAAATTGTCAGTGTCATTAAGACGCATTGCCTTGTATTGCATTATATCTTTAGGTTACAAACAAGACAAACATCCTCGGTATAGCTAATGCGCtagtttgggggaggggggtcctttctatctctctctcagcCTTCT is a genomic window containing:
- the LOC106052322 gene encoding uncharacterized protein LOC106052322, translated to MNTFFTAKFVVVVYFTLTVADVTNSNAPTPYQDRECLSTVHQLLEDIEFDSQQECLRVMCAPKPKRQRPAFPITSFYIKPPWLNSDRSAYVALAKEALNELKGVLPGQSNIVTDDRNNAIGVFPQESQDSYNDDYNQPFSSNIYNTYLGHFGGGFGGVKDYDSSSQNYNVRPAPPNNVDSSVCCKTVEHYFINFTMTDISGIARTLAQFEHTGSFQIVRHGVCGAKGVCPGTCSQVYVTTQLAIFPNDPGQVVTYRYFNIPGYCTCKVQA